The genome window GTCCAGAAATTCCTTGGTTTCGTCTTTGCTCATTTTCTACTCTTGGCCTTGATGGTGAAAGGAAAATCATCCGGGTCCGCGAGACCTACCGTTTCCGGTGGCCCTTGGCAAGGTCAGCAGGCGCAGCCCAGCCTCTCTTCCACCACGGCCATCTTGGCCCGCAAATCCGCGTCGATCAGCTTCTGCCCGGCTTCTGCCGCCCGCAGGACATCCCGGCGCTCGTGCATGGTCTGCATCTTGTACCGGTTGGCCAGGGCATTGCCCTCGGCCGCTGCGGACGTGCGGCTGGCCACGCCGGAGCGCTTTTTGTGCCGCACCCGAAGATGGCCGGTGTAAACTGCAAATTTCCCGGCCTCTGCCAGGCGCAGGTCGTGCTCGTAGTCGTCGTACTGGGACGGGGAAAGCTGCAGGGCGAAGTCGCCGGATTCCAGCAGCGTCTGGGTGCGGAACATGTGGCAGCAACCCGTGACCGAGGCGCAGGGCCGCATGTAGTCGAACAGACCGGAATCCATGCCCTGGCGGAACAGGTCCGAAAGCTTGAAGGGGTTGGGCGTGAAGGTGTCGAGCCTGCCTCCGGAAGGATCGTCCTCCACCAGCAGGTGCCCGTCCGCGTGCTGCACCAGCAGGGGGTTGGCGTGGTCCACCACCCGGCAGCCCCAGACGCCCGCGTCCGGATAGGCCCGGGCCGCGGCCCCCAGCCTGCCCAGCCAGTCCTCGGGCAGGACCACGTCGTCGTCCAGGTAGACCACGAAATCGCTCCGCTCCACCTCGGGCAGGTGCAGCAGCCAGTTGCGGGCCACGGGCGCGCCCACGTTCACGGGCAGGGTGATCACCGCAAGCCGGTCGCCGAACCGCAGCCGCCAGGATTCGAGCACCTCGGCGGTGCGGTCCGTGGAGCCGTTGTCCAGCACGAAAAGGCGCGCCTCGCCCAGGTCCGAGGAATACAGGGAGCTGAGGGTGGCGTCGAGCTCGATGGCCTTGTTCCAGGAATAGAGCAGCACGGTCACGCTCCCGGCAACAGGGGCAACGGCCAGGTCCGCACCCGTGAGCAGGTCATGGGTGCGCAGCAGCAGGCTGGTGTTCCAGGGGGCCCGGGCCAATGCGTCCAGGAACAGCAGGGAGGCCGCGTCGCGCTCCCCGCCCTCCAGCAGGCACAGGCCCGAGGTGAGCGCCGGGTAGGCGACCCCGAAGGCGTCGCCGGTCATTTCCGTGAGCCGGGCGGCCGTGTAGCATTCGCGGCGCAGCCTGCCGAACAGGGCGCGAATGTTGTTGAAAATGGGTTGCGCGCCCTCGGGCCCGTCCATGTCCAGCCGGGACGCGGTCCATTCCGGGTCGCCGTCCACCATGCCCATGAACAGGGCCTGCTCGCGCCAGAACAGGTTGCCGGGGGCCCGCTCCAGGTTTTGGTCGATAGCTTCCCGGATCCGGGAAAAATCGCGCCCGGCGCGCAGGGCGTCGTAGGCGGAAAGATCATCCGGCCTGCGCCAGTTGTCGGCCAGGGCCCGCAGGGTTTCCAGGGTCGGCTGGGGCAGAACTGCCCGCACAGGTTCAAGGCCGAGCAGCTCGTGGGCCATGGCCCCGTCCAGGGGGTTCTCGCCCAGGGCGGTCTGCAGAAA of Salidesulfovibrio onnuriiensis contains these proteins:
- a CDS encoding glycosyltransferase family 2 protein, with amino-acid sequence MSASGPLTSFWDALPEPLRAKLRLGCTGKLHLLDMAGWCLRSGAAALRPLAADFLQTALGENPLDGAMAHELLGLEPVRAVLPQPTLETLRALADNWRRPDDLSAYDALRAGRDFSRIREAIDQNLERAPGNLFWREQALFMGMVDGDPEWTASRLDMDGPEGAQPIFNNIRALFGRLRRECYTAARLTEMTGDAFGVAYPALTSGLCLLEGGERDAASLLFLDALARAPWNTSLLLRTHDLLTGADLAVAPVAGSVTVLLYSWNKAIELDATLSSLYSSDLGEARLFVLDNGSTDRTAEVLESWRLRFGDRLAVITLPVNVGAPVARNWLLHLPEVERSDFVVYLDDDVVLPEDWLGRLGAAARAYPDAGVWGCRVVDHANPLLVQHADGHLLVEDDPSGGRLDTFTPNPFKLSDLFRQGMDSGLFDYMRPCASVTGCCHMFRTQTLLESGDFALQLSPSQYDDYEHDLRLAEAGKFAVYTGHLRVRHKKRSGVASRTSAAAEGNALANRYKMQTMHERRDVLRAAEAGQKLIDADLRAKMAVVEERLGCAC